From the genome of Candidatus Brocadiaceae bacterium, one region includes:
- the trxA gene encoding thioredoxin translates to MSDAVKDVTDATFEAEVVKSALPVLVDLWAPWCGPCRMVGPVIDQIAEANAGKLKAYKLNVDENPATASKLGVSAIPTVVLFKGGKEVTSLRMIGAQDRQAYQQAVDDLLEG, encoded by the coding sequence GTGAGCGATGCAGTGAAGGACGTGACCGACGCGACGTTTGAAGCCGAGGTTGTCAAGTCGGCCTTGCCGGTGCTGGTCGACCTGTGGGCGCCCTGGTGCGGCCCCTGCCGCATGGTGGGGCCCGTGATCGACCAGATCGCCGAGGCGAATGCGGGCAAGCTGAAGGCGTACAAGCTGAACGTGGACGAGAACCCCGCCACGGCGTCGAAGCTCGGGGTCAGCGCCATTCCCACGGTCGTCCTGTTCAAGGGGGGCAAGGAGGTCACCTCGCTGCGGATGATCGGCGCGCAGGATCGGCAGGCCTATCAGCAGGCGGTGGACGACTTGCTGGAGGGATAG
- the rpsD gene encoding 30S ribosomal protein S4: MARNTGPKCRLCRREGTKLFLKGARCHTAKCAMEGRSKPPGMHGWRRGRPSDYAVRLREMQKCKRYYGVLDGQFRRYFEAARRIPGNTGENLLCLLERRLDSVLVSTGLAVSRAQARQLITHGHIQVGGRKVDVPNYLVRENDVVRPVPVDAILDAAREHREETGHPGPGWLAVNDADLTVRVTRMPVRADVTAEVDDGLVVEFCSR; encoded by the coding sequence ATGGCCAGGAACACCGGACCGAAGTGCAGGCTGTGCCGCCGGGAAGGCACCAAGCTCTTCCTGAAAGGCGCCCGCTGCCATACGGCGAAGTGCGCCATGGAGGGCCGCAGCAAGCCGCCGGGAATGCACGGCTGGCGGCGCGGCCGCCCCAGCGACTACGCGGTGCGGCTTCGCGAAATGCAGAAGTGCAAGCGCTACTACGGCGTGCTCGATGGGCAGTTCCGGCGCTACTTCGAGGCGGCGCGCAGGATCCCCGGCAACACGGGCGAGAACCTGCTCTGCCTGCTGGAGCGGCGACTTGACAGCGTGCTGGTCAGCACCGGCCTGGCCGTCTCGCGCGCCCAGGCGCGCCAGCTGATCACGCACGGTCACATCCAGGTCGGCGGGCGCAAGGTCGACGTGCCCAACTACCTGGTCAGGGAGAACGACGTGGTGCGCCCCGTCCCGGTGGACGCGATCCTGGACGCTGCGCGCGAGCACCGGGAAGAGACGGGCCATCCGGGCCCCGGATGGCTGGCCGTCAACGACGCGGACCTGACGGTGCGGGTGACCAGGATGCCCGTGCGAGCCGACGTGACCGCCGAGGTGGACGACGGCCTTGTGGTCGAGTTCTGCTCGCGCTGA
- the rplQ gene encoding 50S ribosomal protein L17, with product MRHRKKGRKLGRNASHRQALRRNMAADLLRCERIVTTIGKAREVRPFVERIITLARRALPWKDTGDAADRARYLHYYRLALRRLQDKEMVQKLFGEGPWLTGQASLARRYANRPGGYTRIVRVGGSRLGLPVGGTVSEIPEITYEIGGAERSLRLIGNRLGDNAERVIFELVEEREPGPDAEVAPTITVGDEVREPAAEE from the coding sequence ATGAGACACCGCAAGAAGGGACGTAAGCTGGGCAGGAACGCGAGCCATCGCCAGGCGCTTCGGCGCAACATGGCGGCCGACCTGCTGCGCTGCGAGAGAATCGTGACAACCATCGGCAAGGCCAGGGAAGTGCGGCCCTTTGTCGAACGCATCATCACCCTGGCCCGGCGGGCGCTGCCCTGGAAGGACACGGGCGATGCGGCCGATCGGGCCCGCTACCTCCACTACTACCGCCTGGCCCTGCGGCGCCTGCAGGACAAGGAGATGGTGCAGAAGCTCTTCGGAGAGGGCCCCTGGCTCACCGGCCAGGCGTCGCTCGCCCGCCGCTACGCCAACCGGCCCGGCGGCTACACCCGCATCGTGCGGGTCGGCGGCAGCCGCCTCGGCCTCCCCGTCGGCGGCACCGTCAGTGAGATACCTGAGATCACCTACGAGATCGGCGGCGCCGAGCGGTCGCTCCGGCTCATCGGCAACCGCCTGGGCGACAACGCAGAACGCGTGATCTTCGAACTCGTCGAAGAACGCGAGCCCGGCCCCGATGCCGAGGTCGCCCCGACGATCACCGTCGGCGACGAGGTCCGCGAGCCCGCCGCCGAAGAGTAA
- a CDS encoding DNA-directed RNA polymerase subunit alpha produces MAIRVRWRGLELPVRVRVDQSTLADDYGEFVAEPFERGFGHSLGNSLRRVLLSSIEGSAVVAVRFEGVQQELSAIEGVLEDIPEIVLNVKELLLRLHPDEERVLRVEAHKPGVVTAGDIDPDPDVDIVRPDQVIATLAAETDFVCHMTVRKGRGYVPSEEHEDLPRDIGVIPVDGLFSPVRRVSYKVEDTRVGRRTNYDRLILQVHTNGVVSPEMAMVEAAKVLRKHLNPFIEYFELGRQLPFEEPTPIAEVKHLEMPQVPESKLSMPISALDLTARALHCLEGEGIKTVRDLLGKSESDLLAMRNFGQVTLQELADRLAEHGLEVGMLAPHED; encoded by the coding sequence ATGGCTATACGAGTTCGGTGGCGAGGTCTGGAGCTGCCCGTCCGGGTGCGCGTTGACCAGAGCACCCTTGCGGACGACTACGGCGAATTCGTCGCTGAGCCCTTCGAGCGCGGATTCGGCCACAGCCTGGGCAACAGCCTGCGCCGTGTGCTGCTGTCCTCCATCGAGGGCTCCGCCGTGGTCGCCGTGCGGTTCGAGGGCGTGCAGCAGGAACTGAGCGCCATCGAGGGCGTCCTGGAGGATATCCCGGAGATCGTCCTCAACGTCAAGGAGCTGCTGCTGAGGCTCCATCCCGACGAAGAGCGGGTCCTGCGCGTCGAAGCCCACAAGCCCGGTGTCGTTACCGCCGGCGACATCGACCCGGACCCCGACGTCGACATCGTCCGCCCCGATCAGGTGATCGCCACCCTGGCGGCCGAGACGGACTTCGTCTGCCACATGACCGTGCGCAAGGGCCGCGGGTACGTGCCCTCCGAAGAACACGAGGACCTGCCGCGTGACATCGGCGTGATCCCCGTCGACGGGCTGTTCTCGCCGGTGCGCCGCGTCAGCTACAAGGTGGAAGACACCCGCGTCGGGCGCCGCACGAACTACGACCGCCTGATCCTCCAGGTCCACACCAACGGCGTCGTCAGCCCGGAGATGGCCATGGTGGAGGCCGCCAAGGTCCTGCGCAAGCACCTGAACCCGTTCATCGAATACTTCGAACTCGGCCGGCAGCTGCCGTTCGAGGAGCCGACGCCGATCGCCGAGGTCAAGCACCTCGAGATGCCCCAGGTCCCCGAGTCGAAGCTCTCCATGCCGATCTCCGCTCTGGACCTGACCGCCCGCGCGCTGCACTGCCTGGAAGGAGAGGGCATCAAGACCGTCCGCGACCTGCTCGGCAAGTCGGAGTCCGACCTGCTGGCCATGCGGAACTTCGGTCAGGTGACCCTGCAGGAACTGGCCGACAGGCTGGCTGAGCACGGGCTGGAAGTCGGAATGCTGGCGCCGCACGAGGACTGA
- the rpsK gene encoding 30S ribosomal protein S11, translating into MAKAKSMRRVGSRAVAHVNATFNNTRITITDLKGEVLCFETAGSCGFSGARKSTPFAAQRTAERVADKAKRMGIQELEVKVKGPGSGRESAITALEAAGLSIHSIEDVTPLPHNGCRPKKRRRV; encoded by the coding sequence ATGGCGAAGGCGAAGAGCATGCGGCGTGTCGGCTCACGGGCCGTGGCCCACGTCAATGCAACGTTCAACAACACGCGCATCACCATCACGGACCTGAAAGGCGAGGTGCTCTGCTTCGAGACCGCGGGGAGCTGCGGCTTCTCCGGCGCGCGCAAGAGCACCCCGTTTGCCGCGCAGCGGACGGCCGAACGCGTCGCCGACAAGGCCAAGCGGATGGGCATTCAGGAGCTGGAGGTGAAGGTGAAGGGCCCGGGCTCCGGACGGGAGTCCGCCATCACGGCCCTGGAGGCCGCCGGTCTGTCCATCCATTCCATAGAGGATGTGACCCCGCTGCCGCACAACGGCTGCCGCCCGAAGAAGAGGCGCCGCGTCTGA
- a CDS encoding hydrogenase maturation nickel metallochaperone HypA — MAEEARLQCPSCGKEVGLGEIECPHCGVNLKSGEAYETRVKQAKGKQEHPEHFGGRVGAAVVVALGLIFFAGFMYERASRKVLADVPEFFRPPVETLQKVDDMLARADQQQAMGESAAAGKTFADARHELEGLVEWLQKTDESIRSDAAYAQDTNPHPWRQQKEYNRGVAKRQLKNLRAKVELRFKRIPAA; from the coding sequence ATGGCCGAGGAAGCCAGACTCCAGTGCCCGTCCTGCGGGAAAGAGGTCGGGCTGGGCGAGATCGAGTGCCCGCACTGCGGCGTCAACCTGAAGAGCGGCGAGGCGTACGAGACACGCGTCAAGCAGGCCAAGGGCAAACAGGAGCATCCCGAGCATTTCGGGGGGCGCGTCGGGGCGGCGGTGGTCGTGGCTCTGGGCCTGATCTTCTTCGCAGGCTTCATGTATGAGCGGGCGTCCCGCAAGGTCCTGGCGGACGTGCCGGAGTTCTTCCGCCCGCCCGTGGAGACGCTGCAGAAGGTCGACGACATGCTGGCACGTGCCGATCAGCAGCAGGCGATGGGCGAGAGCGCTGCGGCCGGCAAGACGTTCGCGGATGCACGCCACGAGCTGGAGGGTCTGGTCGAGTGGCTGCAGAAGACGGACGAGTCCATCCGGTCGGACGCGGCCTATGCCCAGGATACCAATCCGCACCCCTGGAGGCAGCAGAAGGAGTACAACCGCGGTGTGGCGAAGCGCCAGTTGAAGAACCTCCGCGCCAAGGTCGAACTCCGGTTCAAGCGCATCCCCGCCGCCTGA